The genomic interval CTACATATCGCATACGTGGTATCTCAAGGCACTCTGACATCATCGAATCTGTCTCCATACGAGCGACATGTATCTGTTCAGAGCATGGGAATCGTTATATTCTTTTTCATACGCCTCAACAAGATCCTCCTCAAAGTCCAAACCACTCCAGATCAACCACCTCAAACTGCGGCACCACATGCCCCACCCCACTAGCCGAATATCCCACCAGCTTCGTCCCATCCCCATACACCATCTTGGTGTAGCCCGCCGCCGGAACATTCGTCTCATTCCTGGTAAACTCCACCCCGTGAATCGCCCCCCACTGCTCAAGCTGCTCCTCAAAGTTGTGGAAATAGTTCACGAAAAAGTCATTATCCCCATGCCAGGTAGCAACCTTGGGATACTTCCACCCCTGgtttcctttccctttgcccttgcccttccccttgcccttgccctcaGGCAAAGGCgccatccccctcaccacctcagcCCATTCCTCCCCCGTCTTTCTGATCCCCCCGTTTGCGCACGTCTGATCGGCGCTGATGGGGCTGCTGCCAGGGGAGCCAGCGAGACAGCCGGCTGGAACGCCGCTGTAGCAGGACACGGCGGAGAAGAGGTCGGGATAGGCCGAGGCCATGACGTTGGACATCATGCAACCTGAGGATGACCCGGTGATGAAGACCTTCTTGGGGTCGGCGTtgaaagtggtggtggcccagCGAACGATGGTGGCTAGACCGGTGGaatcacctcctccgtcgcgggtgagggaggcgggggaggcgaCGTCCCAGCAGTTGTTGTCGTTTATGGAGGATGGGTAGAGGAC from Podospora pseudoanserina strain CBS 124.78 chromosome 6, whole genome shotgun sequence carries:
- a CDS encoding hypothetical protein (EggNog:ENOG503NXWW; COG:O; CAZy:CE1), giving the protein MLFKSLVLLAGTAAVAHGAPSAPGANDIPRDVLTQISSWGSNPTNLQLHLYAPSNLTGKPAIILALHGCFGSGPWHAEMTSQFQTLSSSRNFVVLYPSSINDNNCWDVASPASLTRDGGGDSTGLATIVRWATTTFNADPKKVFITGSSSGCMMSNVMASAYPDLFSAVSCYSGVPAGCLAGSPGSSPISADQTCANGGIRKTGEEWAEVVRGMAPLPEGKGKGKGKGKGKGNQGWKYPKVATWHGDNDFFVNYFHNFEEQLEQWGAIHGVEFTRNETNVPAAGYTKMVYGDGTKLVGYSASGVGHVVPQFEVVDLEWFGL